CTGGTGTCGGCTGTGCTGGCGCTGGTGGCGGCGGGGAGCGTGGTGGCGCTGCGGGAGCAGTGAGCCCCCTCAACGCGACCACCCCGCTGCTCGCCGTGCAGTCCTTCCCCGCCGCCCGGCCCGCGACGGGATCGGGCGGCGGGGAGACCTTCCGCCACATCGGCCCGCGTGCCGGAGTCGCCCTGACGATCGCGATCGCCACGTCCTCCGGCGGCGGCCTCGCCCACGGCGCGGACATCGCGATGCGCGAGTGCTGAGCCCCTCAACGCGGCCGCATCGACACCAGCTTGCCCCACACCACCAGCCGGTACCGGGACGTGTACTCCGGGGTGCACGTGGTGAGGGTGAGGTAGTAACCGGGCGCGGTGTAGCCGTAGGTGGGACGGACCGTCGAGCGCGGGATCGGGCGGATCACTCCCGAGTCGCGGGCCGAGGTCTGGCGGAGGGTCCTGTCCACGGCGTACGTGTAGACCGCGCTGCGCGTCTCCACCCGGACGGTGTCCCCGGGCGCGAGGCGGTTGATGTACCGGAAGGGCTCGCCGTGGGTGTTGCGGTGCCCGGCGAGCGCGAAGTTCCCGGCCCGGCCCGGCTGTCCGGTGCCGGGGTAGTGACCGACGTACCCCTTGTTGAGCACGCTCCGCTTGCCGACGCCCTCGGCGACGGGGACGCGGAGGTGGAGACGGGGGACGGTGAGGATGGCGTACGACTGGGACCGGCCCGGCGTCAGGGCGGCGGGGTCCTGGGCGGCGGCGCGGAGATCCCGCTCGGCGCGGGAGCCCGGAGACGCCGTAGAAGAGGACGCGGACGGGGACCCGGAGCCGGCGGCCGTACCGGAGTCGGCTCCCCCGCCCCGTCCCCACTCCCGCTCCAGCGCCTCGACCCCGTCCTGAGCGCCCTCCCTGGCCTCCCGGTTGGTCCACCACAGCTGGTGCACGACGAGCAGCAGCAGGACGACGCCCACGGTGACCAGAAGTTCGCCACCGGTCCACACCGCGCGGCGGCGACGCTCGCGCCGGCGCCGGGCTCCGTGGTGCATGACGCGCTGCCGCATACCTCACGCCTCCTCGGACAGGGCCGCCCGCACGATAAGGGCCGGGCCTTCAAGTCACCAGTGCCGAACGCCTCGTAGAGCGGGCGGAGCGGTCGACGGGAGTCGGCGGGGAGTCGGCGGAGCGGTCACGGGAGCCGGCGGAGGGGTCGGCGCGTCCGGCATACCGAACTTCCTCCACAGGTTTTAGGAAGGGCTGTCAGAACTCTCGACAACCCCACTGGCCACACCCGATGCTTCCTCGTGGCATGAACGGGGCAGGCCACGACGCGGGTCAGAAGGCCGCGTCG
This portion of the Streptomyces canus genome encodes:
- a CDS encoding class E sortase — encoded protein: MRQRVMHHGARRRRERRRRAVWTGGELLVTVGVVLLLLVVHQLWWTNREAREGAQDGVEALEREWGRGGGADSGTAAGSGSPSASSSTASPGSRAERDLRAAAQDPAALTPGRSQSYAILTVPRLHLRVPVAEGVGKRSVLNKGYVGHYPGTGQPGRAGNFALAGHRNTHGEPFRYINRLAPGDTVRVETRSAVYTYAVDRTLRQTSARDSGVIRPIPRSTVRPTYGYTAPGYYLTLTTCTPEYTSRYRLVVWGKLVSMRPR